The Flavobacterium praedii genome window below encodes:
- the gcvT gene encoding glycine cleavage system aminomethyltransferase GcvT, whose protein sequence is MKNTALTHIHEGLGAKMLPFAGYNMPILYEGVNAEHETVRNSVGVFDVSHMGEFLLSGPNALALIQKVTSNDANTLTIGRAQYSCLPNNEGGIVDDLIVYKIKEEQYLLVVNASNIEKDWNWISSHNDLGVEMRNLSDEYSLLAIQGPKAVEAMQTLSSIDLSTIAYYHFEVADFAGFENVIISATGYTGSGGFEIYCKNSEVETIWNKVFEAGSAYGIKPIGLAARDTLRLEMGFCLYGNDINDSTSPLEAGLGWITKFNKDFTNSDNLKKQKEEGVSKKLVAFEMQERAVPRHDYEIVNALGEVIGIVTSGTMSPSMNIGIGLGYVTTANSAVDSDIYIRIRKNDVPAKVVKLPFYKK, encoded by the coding sequence ATGAAAAATACTGCTTTAACGCACATACATGAGGGTTTAGGAGCGAAAATGCTACCGTTTGCGGGTTACAATATGCCTATTCTTTATGAAGGTGTAAATGCTGAACATGAAACGGTTCGTAATTCTGTAGGTGTTTTTGATGTGTCTCACATGGGCGAATTTTTACTTTCGGGTCCAAATGCTTTGGCTCTTATACAAAAAGTAACTTCAAATGATGCAAATACATTGACAATTGGAAGAGCACAATATTCTTGTTTGCCAAATAATGAAGGTGGAATTGTAGATGACTTAATTGTTTATAAAATAAAAGAAGAACAATATTTACTAGTTGTAAACGCTTCCAATATTGAAAAAGACTGGAATTGGATTTCATCTCATAATGATTTAGGTGTAGAAATGAGAAACCTTTCAGATGAATATTCATTATTGGCCATTCAAGGACCAAAAGCGGTCGAAGCAATGCAAACATTATCATCTATTGATTTATCTACAATTGCTTATTATCACTTTGAAGTAGCAGATTTTGCAGGTTTTGAAAATGTCATTATTTCAGCAACTGGTTATACAGGTTCAGGCGGATTTGAAATTTATTGCAAAAATTCAGAAGTAGAAACAATTTGGAACAAAGTTTTCGAAGCAGGATCTGCATACGGAATAAAACCAATTGGATTAGCGGCACGTGATACTTTGCGTTTAGAGATGGGATTCTGTCTGTATGGCAATGATATAAATGATTCGACTTCACCACTTGAAGCTGGATTAGGATGGATTACAAAATTCAATAAAGATTTTACCAATTCCGATAATTTAAAAAAACAAAAAGAAGAAGGCGTTTCTAAAAAATTAGTAGCTTTCGAAATGCAAGAACGAGCTGTTCCTAGACATGACTATGAAATAGTAAATGCTTTGGGAGAAGTAATTGGTATCGTAACTTCTGGAACAATGTCTCCTTCGATGAATATAGGAATTGGATTAGGTTATGTTACAACAGCAAACAGTGCTGTAGATAGTGACATTTATATCCGAATCAGAAAAAATGATGTTCCTGCAAAAGTAGTAAAACTACCTTTTTATAAAAAATAG